In Porites lutea chromosome 1, jaPorLute2.1, whole genome shotgun sequence, a single genomic region encodes these proteins:
- the LOC140928046 gene encoding uncharacterized protein, translating to MSTKLWLIALISLAVSFCYEASSKEDTATGVATSDEEELGKADSEDDSDKDLEEDDESDMDQEEENEEDFDSEDYEDPSPWLWGRRTRSKPSSQRRRTSSGSWWRRRRTPAPVPRPRPRPRPNPPQPRPAPTQRPARRCSWWRRCRPRPAPPVPRPRPRPRPNPPQPRPAPTQGPARRCSWWRRCRPRPAPPAPRPRPQPRPRPAPIPVPRPRPITSRPRPPNPLPSRSCILKTFNGVHFTTPNNPRFDQTIRVEEGFYNLIRRIDQYAGECSVTVFVTSSFRTKVVQAKNSNHLVGHAIDMNLQDRNGYCSSSCLLNPNKSLAGVTCFISRIRADPRLRWGGDFKKVDPVHIDDNLYYRDVNEWNRLRRCFIASDRG from the exons CTTCTTCTAAGGAGGATACAGCAACAGGGG TTGCAACGAGTGACGAAGAGGAGCTAGGGAAAG CAGACAGCGAAGATGACTCGGATAAAGATCTAGAAG AGGACGATGAAAGTGACATGGATCAAGAAG AGGAGAACGAAGAGGACTTTGACAGCGAAG aTTACGAGGATCCGAGCCCATGGCTATGGGGGCGTCGGACTCGTTCCAAACCGAGTTCCCAAAGACGACGCACTTCTAGCGGTTCCTGGTGGAGACGACGTCGAACACCTGCCCCTGTACCACGCCCTCGCCCGCGCCCGCGCCCAAACCCTCCACAACCACGCCCTGCACCAACACAGCGACCTGCACGCCGATGTTCCTGGTGGAGAAGGTGCCGACCTCGTCCTGCTCCCCCTGTACCACGCCCTCGCCCGCGTCCGCGCCCAAACCCTCCACAACCACGCCCTGCTCCAACACAGGGACCTGCACGCCGATGTTCCTGGTGGAGAAGGTGCCGACCTCGTCCTGCTCCCCCTGCACCTCGTCCTCGCCCACAGCCTCGCCCACGCCCGGCTCCGATCCCTGTCCCTCGCCCACGCCCTATAACGTCACGTCCACGCCCACCAAATCCCCTTCCTTCAC GCTCTTGTATTTTAAAGACGTTTAATGGAGTCCATTTTACAACACCAAATAATCCACGTTTTGACCAAACCATTCGTGTAGAAGAGGGATTTTACAATCTCATCAGAAGGATCGATCAATACGCTGGTGAATGCTCAGTTACG GTTTTTGTCACGAGTTCATTCAGGACTAAAGTTGTACAGGCGAAAAATAGTAACCATCTGGTCGGTCATGCGATTGATATGAATCTGCAAGATCGAAATGGATACTGCAGTAGCAGTTGTCTGTTGAACCCAAACAAGTCGCTCGCCGGTGTCACGTGTTTCATCTCCAGAATTCGAGCTGATCCGAGACTTCGATGGGGTGGAGACTTCAAAAAAGTAGACCCAGTTCACATCGACGACAATTTGTATTACCGAGACGTAAATGAGTGGAACAGGCTTCGCCGGTGCTTTATTGCATCAGACCGAGGCTAA